The following are encoded in a window of Manihot esculenta cultivar AM560-2 chromosome 8, M.esculenta_v8, whole genome shotgun sequence genomic DNA:
- the LOC110620079 gene encoding uncharacterized protein LOC110620079: MKLRVACRKIRDYIRYDLKEIAFPSSLPDPPHIKKRRKLTWHERFLVLKKASRLYAASWVRDIGPDLRPNDYKKEEGSEDRANGRKSASAQEKEPSVFEDLAVAARGGMETLRPALQRVYMTRASAYRDALKSFIQGYQEGVQQVREKKEESNAQQGDDRAKK, encoded by the exons ATGAAGCTAAGAGTGGCGTGCAGAAAGATCCGCGATTACATTCGTTACGATCTGAAAGAAATAGCATTTCCTTCATCTCTGCCAGACCCCCCTCATATAAAAAAGCGACGCAAATTGACTTGGCACGAGCGCTTTCTA GTGTTGAAGAAAGCCTCAAGACTTTATGCTGCTAGCTGGGTACGGGATATTGGTCCTGATCTTCGGCCAAACGACTATAAGAAGGAGGAAGGAAGTGAGGACAGAGCCAATGGGAGAAAGAGCGCTTCAGCACAAGAGAAAGAGCCCTCAGTATTTGAAGATCTTG cgGTGGCTGCAAGAGGAGGTATGGAGACATTAAGGCCTGCTTTGCAGCGGGTGTACATGACAAGAGCTTCAGCATATAGAGATGCTCTTAAAAGTTTTATACAAGGATATCAAGAAGGTGTCCAGCAGGTCagggagaagaaagaagaatctAATGCTCAACAAGGGGATGATAGAGCCAAGAAATAG